In Necator americanus strain Aroian chromosome IV, whole genome shotgun sequence, the following proteins share a genomic window:
- a CDS encoding hypothetical protein (NECATOR_CHRIV.G13546.T1) — protein MFSTNVLEALEIFEKDRDRPEIDAILLELTRKNDGEFPGMCSAINFRIQIADSVRRLFRSPRHSSTKLFFRKKNGYGSELSTPNSTRSVSFTEALSWPFIDDDIPEE, from the exons ATGTTCTCAACAAATGTCCTCGAGGCTTTGGAGATTTTCGAGAAGGACAGGGACCGACCGGAAATCGACGCCATTCTGCTTGAGCTAACCCGAAAAAATGATGGAGAATTTCCGGGAATGTGCTCAGCAAT aaattttcgcaTTCAAATAGCTGATTCGGTCCGGAGACTATTTCGTTCTCCTCGACACTCATCCACTAAACTATTCTTCCGGAAAAAGAATGGTTATGGGTCCGAGTTGAG CACTCCCAATTCAACTCGAAGCGTTTCATTCACGGAAGCTCTATCGTGGCCGTTCATCGACGACGATATTCCGGAAGAATGA
- a CDS encoding hypothetical protein (NECATOR_CHRIV.G13544.T1): MSSVVDNCIVESKRHEARCSCARSYARSDVVEMAVEIEVGPSRIETMGVRHIMVPYSRLLRRLHQAYFERTPCTLDD; the protein is encoded by the exons ATGAGCTCGGTCGTCGACAActgtatagtcgagtcaaaacgacatgaggcacggtgcagttgcgcacgtagctacgctcgaagcgacgtggtggagatggcggttgaaatcgaggtgggaccatcccGAATTGAAACGATGGGTG TGAGACACATTATGGTTCCCTATTCGCGGCTATTACGAAGATTACATCAGGCATACTTCGAGAGGACTCCCTGCACTTTAGATGATTAG
- a CDS encoding hypothetical protein (NECATOR_CHRIV.G13545.T1) produces the protein MERTIDEGEPCTTDHIHSVSKLIEASREYKMLCLSFVDLKDAFDSVEAKAVMEASDNQGVPTQCIKVFRELHSNLTTKISDVIRWKQDLL, from the coding sequence ATGGAAAGAACAATAGATGAAGGAGAGCCATGCACGACTGACCACATACACagtgtttcaaaactcatagaagcatcgcgagagtacaagatgctaTGTCTCTCCTTTGTCGACTTAAAGGATGCGTTTGACTCAGTTGAAGCgaaagcggtcatggaggctTCGGACAACCAGGGTGTCCCTACTCAGTGCATAAAGGTCTTTCGTGAGCTACATAGCAACTTGACGACCAAAATTTCGGACGTGATACGGTGGAAACAAGATCTTCTGTAG
- a CDS encoding hypothetical protein (NECATOR_CHRIV.G13543.T1) has translation MSSNNHSQVPSVAVSSSGSASATALCGPNGSNSSNTAGERSDRSGSRSGSPPSQFMGPTAPNHGVAAPHQKNLARVQATAPPVVTCSPSSLSTQSVAPQIATIGASEHTDSSAEVLSVFECPVCLEYMLPPYLQCQAGHLVCGNCRPKLQCCPTCRGPTPSVRNLGLEKIANTVRFPCKFASSGCPLFFYHFDKVEHEEACECRPYSCPCPGAACKWQGALNDVMDHLKKVHKSITTLQGEDIVFLATDINLPGAVDWVMMQSCFGYNFMLVLEKQEKFDHGQQVFYAVVQLIGAKKEADNFMYRLELSTHRRRLCWEATPRSIHEGVAHAIQLSDCLAFDTPTAQLFAENGNLGINVTISMV, from the exons ATGAGTAGCAATAACCACAGTCAG GTGCCATCGGTTGCCGTTTCTTCTTCGGGATCAGCGTCAGCTACAGCACTTTGTGGTCCGAATGGTTCTAACTCCAGTAACACTGCTGGCGAACGCAGCGACCGTAGCGGTAGCCGTTCCGGATCTCCACCATCTCAGTTCATGGGTCCCACAGCACCAAATCATGGCGTAGCTGCGCCGCATCAGAAGAATCTCGCAAGAGTTCAGGCAACTGCACCTCCTG TGGTAACGTGCTCTCCATCGTCATTGTCGACCCAGAGCGTTGCTCCTCAGATTGCCACAATCGGTGCAAGTGAACACACAGATAGTAGTGCAGAG GTTCTCTCGGTTTTTGAATGTCCCGTTTGTTTGGAATACATGCTACCACCATATCTACAGTGTCAAGCTGGTCACTTAGTTTGTGGCAACTGTCGCCCAAAATTACAATGTTGCCCGACTTGCAGAGGACCAAcac ctAGCGTACGCAATCTTGGCCTCGAAAAAATTGCTAATACTGTCCGTTTTCCGTGTAAATTCGCATCATCTGGCTgtcctcttttcttctatcaTTTCGATAAAGTTGAACATGAGGAAGCATGTGAATGTCG TCCCTACAGTTGCCCTTGTCCTGGCGCTGCTTGTAAGTGGCAGGGAGCGTTGAACGATGTTATGGATCATCTCAAGAAAGTGCATAAAAGCATTACGACTCTGCAAG GTGAAGACATCGTATTTCTCGCAACAGATATAAATTTGCCTGGTGCTGTAGACTGGGTCATGATGCAAAGTTGTTTTGGTTACAACTTTATGCTTGTTCTAG agaaacaagaaaaattcgatcATGGACAGCAGGTTTTCTACGCTGTTGTGCAACTTATCGGTGCGAAGAAAGAGGCCGACAATTTTATGTATCG tTTGGAGTTATCTACACATCGTCGTCGGCTGTGCTGGGAAGCAACTCCACGGTCAATCCACGAAGGTGTTGCACACGCGATTCAGTTGTCTGATTGTTTAGCGTTCGACACACCGACTGCTCAGCTGTTTGcag AGAATGGAAATCTTGGGATTAACGTTACCATTAGCATG GTTTAA
- a CDS encoding hypothetical protein (NECATOR_CHRIV.G13546.T2): MVVLKNFRIQIADSVRRLFRSPRHSSTKLFFRKKNGYGSELSTPNSTRSVSFTEALSWPFIDDDIPEE, translated from the exons ATGGTTGTTCTAAA aaattttcgcaTTCAAATAGCTGATTCGGTCCGGAGACTATTTCGTTCTCCTCGACACTCATCCACTAAACTATTCTTCCGGAAAAAGAATGGTTATGGGTCCGAGTTGAG CACTCCCAATTCAACTCGAAGCGTTTCATTCACGGAAGCTCTATCGTGGCCGTTCATCGACGACGATATTCCGGAAGAATGA